A stretch of the Microcebus murinus isolate Inina chromosome 6, M.murinus_Inina_mat1.0, whole genome shotgun sequence genome encodes the following:
- the GCNT3 gene encoding beta-1,3-galactosyl-O-glycosyl-glycoprotein beta-1,6-N-acetylglucosaminyltransferase 3, producing MAQWRRVCRQHYLWALGCYMLLAIVALKLSLRLKCDHLDLQSREFQSQHCRDILYKSLKLPARRSINCSRIARGDQEAVLQALLNNLEVKNKREPFTDADYLQATRHCERFKAKRKFIQFPLSKEELDFPLAYSMVVHEKIENFERLLRAVYAPQNIYCVHVDEKSPDTFKEAVRAITSCFPNVFIASKLVPVVYASWSRVQADLNCMEDLLQSSVPWKYFLNTCGTDFPIKTNAEMVQALKMLNGRNSMESEIPTEYKALRWKHHYEVRDTLYITSKMKDPPPNNLTMFTGNAYMVASRDFVQHVLKNPKSQQLIEWVKDTYSPDEHLWATLQRARWMPGSVPYHSKYDISDMTSIARLVKWEEHEGDVNKGAPYAPCSGIHQRAICIYGAGDLHWMLQNHHLLANKFDPKVDDNVLQCLEEYLRYKAIYGTEL from the coding sequence ATGGCTCAGTGGAGGAGAGTCTGCCGGCAGCATTACCTGTGGGCCCTGGGCTGCTATATGCTGCTGGCCATTGTTGCTCTGAAACTTTCTCTCAGATTAAAATGTGACCACCTGGACTTGCAGTCCAGGGAGTTTCAAAGCCAGCACTGTAGGGATATCTTGTACAAGTCCCTGAAACTGCCAGCAAGGAGATCCATCAACTGCTCCAGGATCGCCCGAGGGGACCAGGAAGCAGTGCTTCAGGCTCTTCTGAATAACCTGGAGGTCAAGAACAAGCGGGAACCCTTCACAGATGCAGACTACCTCCAGGCGACCAGACACTGTGAGCGCTTTAAGGCCAAAAGGAAGTTCATACAGTTCCCACTGAGCAAAGAAGAGTTGGACTTCCCTCTTGCGTACTCAATGGTGGTTCATGAGAAGATCGAAAACTTTGAAAGGTTGCTTCGAGCTGTGTACGCCCCTCAGAACATATACTGCGTCCATGTGGATGAGAAGTCCCCAGACACTTTCAAAGAGGCAGTCAGGGCGATTACTTCATGCTTCCCAAACGTCTTCATTGCCAGTAAACTGGTTCCGGTGGTTTATGCCTCCTGGTCCCGGGTGCAGGCTGACCTGAACTGCATGGAGGACTTGCTCCAGAGCTCAGTGCCATGGAAATACTTCCTGAATACGTGTGGGACAGACTTTCCTATAAAGACCAACGCTGAGATGGTCCAGGCCCTCAAGATGTTGAATGGAAGGAACAGTATGGAATCGGAGATCCCTACTGAGTACAAAGCACTGCGCTGGAAACATCACTATGAGGTGAGAGACACATTGTACATAACCAGCAAGATGAAGGACCCTCCCCCTAATAATTTAACCATGTTCACGGGGAATGCCTATATGGTGGCTTCCCGAGACTTTGTCCAACATGTCTTAAAGAACCCCAAATCCCAACAACTGATTGAATGGGTAAAAGACACCTATAGCCCCGATGAACACCTCTGGGCCACCCTTCAGCGTGCACGATGGATGCCTGGCTCTGTTCCCTACCACTCCAAGTATGACATCTCAGACATGACTTCCATTGCCAGGCTGGTTAAGTGGGAGGAGCATGAGGGAGACGTCAATAAGGGGGCACCATATGCACCTTGCTCTGGAATCCACCAGCGGGCTATCTGTATTTATGGAGCTGGGGACCTGCACTGGATGCTTCAGAACCATCACCTGTTGGCCAACAAATTTGACCCAAAGGTAGACGATAATGTTCTTCAGTGCTTAGAAGAGTACCTACGTTACAAGGCCATCTACGGGACCGAACTCTGA